In Akkermansia muciniphila, one DNA window encodes the following:
- a CDS encoding redoxin domain-containing protein yields the protein MLNSSLLVLGCSVFLAAAAGMPLLAASSEKKENKTVASEGALPSLALDGLPDVWIQGTPVKEWEKDKVYIFEFWATWCGPCLAAMPHMEQLHQAFKNNPHMQIIGVNVMDRKSPESLKEFLKNRPSPLTYAMAVDVDGKKTREKWLSPMGVNGIPHAFAVKNGKLIWRGHPGRLSEEMMRAMLKPDFSATSLPEDNPRANARAWKLYRQVSERAGELARKAGKAEAQAFLRQIQDSGQFQQDQIIQLKMVPFSVLAELEKFQEAQAVLDELCKEYPDNYRVQINVAETLLNGKSVPAGKMDATLVERCLNRCIEISRKNNKEASLPWKLMAELRERQGNMGEALLDMEKALSLTSISKAWTKLQQLSGNKEAFQNIVNQAIAEIRPEPPRKMQEMGVVQEDKQYTPLFSKLKWFNHPGLTGLPAGKTVFISFWRGHNILGETAPGRTLDVVLKKHGLLDHPGVKAVVLGVNPSAEKQMQDYLSGPEGWTPYPVGIPSDRSVIEFCDLLKLDSFPAAAVVRDGTLLWSGEIKRMPEWVAETARLDSFDKNRFADEVAKRKARQQAMYAVIKKSFELRREKKFDEYQKLIEENAEQFSDDGWFASTVAEVQAGKAWKEKNYQKMVEIFDNVLERFPREDSLASYILKILNGSEEMRKYSYKAARHALQIMRDFNTRDDGGYNAACYEVMMNMAMEEKDYAQARKDAVNALRELPLVHQYAAMKKK from the coding sequence ATGTTAAATTCCTCTTTATTGGTTTTGGGATGTTCCGTGTTTCTTGCGGCGGCTGCCGGAATGCCATTGCTGGCAGCTTCTTCTGAAAAAAAGGAAAACAAAACGGTTGCTTCGGAGGGCGCCCTCCCATCACTTGCTCTGGATGGTTTGCCGGATGTATGGATACAGGGAACTCCGGTAAAGGAATGGGAAAAGGACAAAGTGTATATTTTTGAATTTTGGGCTACCTGGTGTGGACCATGCTTGGCTGCTATGCCCCATATGGAACAATTGCATCAGGCCTTTAAAAATAATCCTCATATGCAGATTATCGGAGTTAATGTCATGGACAGGAAATCTCCGGAATCTCTGAAAGAATTTTTAAAAAACCGTCCATCCCCCCTGACTTATGCCATGGCCGTGGATGTGGATGGGAAAAAGACCAGGGAGAAATGGCTGTCCCCAATGGGGGTGAACGGCATCCCCCATGCTTTTGCCGTTAAAAACGGCAAGCTTATTTGGAGAGGACATCCCGGAAGACTTTCTGAAGAAATGATGCGGGCCATGTTGAAACCTGATTTTTCTGCAACATCTCTTCCAGAGGATAACCCCAGAGCGAACGCCCGTGCATGGAAGCTCTACCGTCAGGTTTCTGAGAGAGCGGGAGAACTTGCCCGGAAGGCGGGGAAGGCGGAAGCACAGGCCTTTTTAAGGCAAATTCAGGATTCGGGACAGTTCCAGCAGGATCAGATTATTCAACTGAAAATGGTGCCATTCAGCGTCTTGGCGGAATTGGAAAAATTCCAGGAAGCACAGGCCGTACTGGATGAACTGTGCAAAGAGTATCCGGACAATTACCGTGTACAGATTAATGTGGCGGAAACGCTTCTAAATGGAAAATCCGTGCCTGCCGGGAAAATGGATGCCACCCTGGTGGAAAGATGCCTGAACCGTTGTATTGAAATCTCCAGAAAGAATAACAAGGAAGCTTCCTTGCCTTGGAAACTGATGGCGGAACTTAGGGAAAGGCAGGGAAACATGGGTGAGGCGTTGCTGGATATGGAAAAGGCGCTGTCCTTAACGTCCATCAGCAAAGCCTGGACGAAACTGCAGCAGCTTTCGGGCAATAAGGAAGCCTTTCAGAATATTGTGAATCAGGCGATTGCTGAAATAAGGCCAGAGCCTCCGAGGAAGATGCAGGAAATGGGCGTTGTGCAGGAAGACAAACAGTACACTCCTCTTTTCAGTAAGTTGAAATGGTTCAATCATCCCGGTCTGACAGGACTTCCTGCCGGCAAGACCGTATTCATCAGCTTCTGGAGAGGTCACAATATACTTGGAGAAACAGCTCCAGGAAGAACACTTGATGTTGTTCTTAAAAAACACGGGCTTTTAGATCATCCGGGAGTAAAGGCCGTGGTGTTGGGCGTCAATCCGTCAGCGGAGAAACAGATGCAGGATTATTTGTCCGGGCCGGAAGGATGGACTCCTTATCCTGTCGGTATTCCATCGGATCGTTCGGTTATTGAATTCTGTGATTTGCTCAAACTTGATTCATTCCCCGCCGCTGCCGTCGTTCGTGACGGAACATTGTTGTGGTCCGGAGAAATTAAAAGGATGCCCGAATGGGTGGCGGAAACTGCCAGATTGGACTCTTTTGATAAAAACAGATTTGCGGATGAGGTTGCGAAGCGGAAGGCCCGCCAGCAGGCCATGTATGCTGTCATAAAAAAATCCTTTGAATTGAGGCGGGAAAAGAAATTTGATGAATACCAAAAGTTGATTGAGGAAAATGCCGAACAGTTTTCCGATGATGGATGGTTTGCGTCTACAGTAGCGGAGGTTCAGGCAGGAAAGGCTTGGAAGGAGAAGAATTACCAGAAAATGGTTGAGATTTTTGACAACGTCTTGGAGCGCTTTCCTCGGGAAGATTCGCTTGCCTCCTATATCCTGAAGATCCTTAATGGTTCGGAGGAAATGCGCAAATACAGTTATAAGGCGGCTCGCCATGCTCTCCAGATTATGAGGGATTTTAATACGAGGGATGATGGCGGATACAATGCCGCCTGCTATGAGGTGATGATGAATATGGCAATGGAGGAAAAAGATTACGCCCAGGCGAGGAAAGATGCTGTAAACGCCCTTCGGGAATTGCCTTTGGTCCATCAATACGCAGCCATGAAGAAAAAATAG
- a CDS encoding DUF4339 domain-containing protein: protein MEQYYIATEEGQTEGPYSFASLETFYAEGKITQKSLVCIAGGQEWVQFGTVLEQKWKEKSEKNSLQKKQERTEATSTDVELIPTVEGLFQIMGILALLAGVILALCNTGPGYAAIGIIYLLSGAFSCLGCFWCAKVIKLLSCTVDLLSVIAKRVYNSGNSTDKQ from the coding sequence ATGGAACAGTATTACATTGCAACGGAGGAAGGACAGACGGAAGGGCCGTATTCCTTTGCATCACTAGAAACTTTCTACGCCGAAGGCAAGATAACACAAAAAAGCCTTGTTTGCATTGCTGGCGGTCAAGAGTGGGTGCAGTTCGGAACGGTTTTAGAACAGAAGTGGAAAGAGAAATCTGAAAAAAACAGTTTGCAAAAAAAACAAGAGCGAACGGAAGCAACATCAACAGACGTAGAGCTTATACCAACTGTTGAGGGATTATTCCAGATCATGGGTATTCTTGCTCTACTCGCTGGGGTGATACTAGCTTTATGCAACACGGGGCCAGGATATGCCGCTATTGGTATTATTTACCTACTTTCCGGAGCCTTCTCCTGCCTTGGGTGCTTCTGGTGTGCCAAAGTCATTAAATTACTTTCCTGCACCGTTGACTTGCTTTCCGTCATAGCCAAGAGAGTATATAACTCCGGAAACTCCACGGATAAGCAATAA
- a CDS encoding major capsid protein: MPAKEFMTLLDVLQQEGTGSIKALDAVRSVGLASPEVTAFPVTVIDGTQYEINMPTGIPRFGFRPANAGAKNLTTEYTNKTVKCYYIDGPIAVDKAVVTSSARGAQLLTKETRSVTLGAMASIALQMWYRLPEQENVFPAISEQMGDYMTISADPSKQEDSEANRADNSGASAYLVILGDDFLHSIWGNKKTLSMSPVQEETVARNTEDGESGTMRAYTSRLEGWTGIAVESPFSVARIKNISAQHPLTDKLVAKAKSLFPAALRGMISYVVMNGNVKLLLQESRTLTPATGNGGTGMIAPEPDSVMGIKILEVDSLLDDESLSSVRAAFAEDFFRARRNSLALKN, encoded by the coding sequence ATGCCCGCGAAAGAATTTATGACCCTGCTGGACGTGCTTCAGCAGGAAGGAACAGGATCTATCAAGGCCCTTGACGCAGTCCGTTCTGTTGGACTTGCATCCCCGGAAGTAACCGCGTTTCCCGTTACCGTTATTGACGGAACGCAGTACGAAATCAATATGCCCACCGGCATTCCCCGTTTCGGGTTTCGTCCGGCCAATGCCGGAGCCAAGAACCTGACGACCGAATACACCAATAAAACCGTTAAGTGCTACTACATTGACGGACCTATTGCGGTGGACAAGGCCGTTGTCACCAGCTCCGCCAGGGGGGCGCAGCTGCTCACCAAGGAAACCCGAAGCGTTACGTTGGGTGCCATGGCCTCCATTGCCCTGCAGATGTGGTACAGGCTTCCGGAACAGGAAAATGTGTTCCCGGCTATTTCTGAACAGATGGGGGATTATATGACCATTTCCGCAGATCCTTCCAAGCAGGAAGACTCGGAAGCCAACCGCGCCGACAACTCCGGAGCTTCCGCTTACCTGGTCATTTTGGGTGACGACTTCCTGCACTCCATATGGGGGAACAAGAAGACGCTTTCCATGTCTCCGGTGCAGGAAGAGACCGTGGCCAGGAATACGGAAGACGGGGAATCAGGAACAATGAGGGCCTATACTTCCCGTTTGGAAGGCTGGACGGGCATTGCCGTGGAATCTCCGTTTTCCGTGGCCCGCATCAAGAACATCAGCGCCCAGCATCCCTTGACGGACAAACTTGTCGCCAAGGCGAAGAGCCTGTTTCCTGCGGCCTTGCGCGGCATGATTTCCTATGTGGTTATGAACGGCAATGTGAAATTGCTGTTGCAGGAATCCAGAACCCTTACGCCTGCCACCGGAAACGGCGGAACGGGCATGATCGCCCCTGAACCCGATTCCGTGATGGGAATCAAGATTCTGGAAGTGGATTCCCTGCTTGATGACGAATCACTGTCCAGTGTCCGCGCCGCATTTGCGGAAGACTTTTTCCGCGCCCGTCGCAACTCCCTTGCCCTCAAAAATTAA
- a CDS encoding phage protease, translated as MSTLITTVAGNHGKAPMAILWAPKGEHTIKCSLNGQPGTCVVRVTSDCVPRLNADLEAKLSSNVKPVGLYDHEMGPASYKPGRFVWNEEKGVVLELEGWTEKGRTDVEGGNYGYHSPRFRRDKGTGEILGLLPESIEVGSLVNDPAFDDIERIAASRMEGDVAHFDDVEDPGKPGDNRDLEKPKEGLDQQDNHTTNRDMDITKLVALGILTEEEAKAENAEAIVLERIKALQDKGKASSDELEASKKELAKCQEEIAASRKQVKERAVQDVADAIAAGKIAPKDEASKTFWERALTEDYIAASKQLNALPKNPAFDDVNAGKPEGSPKEPVTGTAALRSSFETELNNLNK; from the coding sequence ATGAGTACGCTGATAACGACGGTAGCCGGCAACCACGGCAAGGCTCCCATGGCTATCCTGTGGGCCCCCAAAGGAGAACATACTATTAAATGCTCGCTCAACGGCCAGCCGGGAACGTGTGTGGTGCGGGTAACGTCCGACTGCGTTCCCCGGCTCAATGCCGACCTGGAAGCCAAGCTATCCAGCAACGTCAAACCGGTCGGGCTCTATGATCATGAGATGGGGCCCGCCTCTTACAAGCCGGGACGGTTTGTGTGGAACGAGGAAAAAGGCGTTGTGTTGGAACTGGAAGGATGGACGGAGAAGGGAAGAACGGACGTGGAAGGCGGCAATTACGGCTATCACAGCCCCCGCTTCCGGCGCGACAAGGGAACCGGGGAAATCCTCGGCCTGTTGCCGGAATCCATAGAAGTAGGTTCCTTGGTCAATGACCCCGCATTTGACGACATCGAACGCATTGCCGCCAGCCGAATGGAGGGCGACGTAGCCCATTTTGACGACGTTGAAGACCCCGGGAAACCGGGCGACAATAGAGACCTTGAGAAGCCCAAGGAGGGCCTCGACCAGCAAGACAACCATACAACCAACCGAGACATGGACATCACTAAACTCGTTGCCCTCGGCATTTTGACCGAGGAAGAAGCCAAGGCTGAAAATGCCGAGGCTATCGTGTTGGAGCGCATCAAGGCCCTGCAGGACAAAGGCAAGGCCAGCTCCGACGAATTGGAAGCAAGCAAGAAGGAGCTGGCGAAATGCCAGGAAGAAATTGCCGCATCCAGGAAGCAGGTGAAGGAACGCGCCGTCCAGGACGTTGCCGATGCCATTGCTGCGGGCAAAATCGCCCCGAAGGATGAAGCATCCAAGACCTTTTGGGAACGAGCCCTGACGGAAGACTATATTGCCGCCAGCAAGCAGTTGAACGCCCTGCCGAAAAATCCCGCATTCGATGACGTGAATGCCGGCAAGCCGGAAGGCTCTCCAAAAGAACCCGTCACGGGAACCGCGGCTCTTCGCAGCTCCTTTGAAACCGAACTCAATAACCTGAACAAGTAA
- a CDS encoding copper resistance protein NlpE has translation MKMIFLWATCLVVITGCNAPQENHDQIENGGTKIENKSENSNFYGTYEGTLPAADCEGIKTTLTLNKDKTYILRSEYIGEGEKSATFESKGHYNLINGNLIELSLTSSNEKSYYKILDGSKLMLSDKEGSINQGILSEHYILKKK, from the coding sequence ATGAAAATGATTTTTTTATGGGCCACATGTTTAGTTGTCATAACCGGTTGCAATGCTCCTCAAGAGAATCATGATCAAATTGAAAACGGTGGAACAAAAATAGAAAACAAGTCGGAAAATTCTAATTTTTACGGCACTTATGAAGGAACTCTTCCCGCTGCCGATTGTGAAGGTATAAAGACGACACTGACATTAAATAAGGATAAAACTTATATACTGAGGAGCGAATATATAGGAGAAGGAGAAAAAAGCGCAACTTTCGAATCAAAAGGTCATTATAATTTGATAAATGGAAACTTGATTGAATTATCTCTAACCTCTTCTAATGAAAAATCTTATTATAAAATACTTGATGGTAGTAAATTAATGTTGTCAGACAAAGAAGGATCAATTAATCAAGGAATCTTATCCGAACATTATATTTTAAAAAAGAAATAA
- a CDS encoding phage portal protein family protein, with product MALFPRLRGKVKEAVQILVSPFADHKFKHWPASELDPESLKSLKESIASGRLDRQEQLFMAMLEKWPRLRKNLGEIANAVARMEWTVMPWTEKGQQPTPEAQEMAELVESAFWRSEPEPDTVEQGADDLLKSLTYMLTCGNTVHQIKWASDDIIYPRCYEPLSAQFYAWEYNYGRKDRLLLFRNGLENDLEGEEFPPDKFLIGLNKADVFHPIFGAKLRCLVGWFGAACYGLPWLMTFCELFGIPFRTAKVRGDEKAKTEAAEMLQNLGSGGWAITTQNMEFQLHDAVKGANGLPQADLIKLADEQCDNLILGQTLTSSKGDGGAYALGKVHAGIRKEVIEDAGQAVANILNSQLIPAIIHLNYGHIPSRLPQFVPSIRGIDAEALETVAKAAEIMDVGEEFARTIVKIPKPRSGEPVLRKAPSIGSAPGQYGDAVEAAASEGKN from the coding sequence ATGGCATTATTTCCCAGGCTTCGCGGCAAGGTGAAAGAGGCGGTCCAGATATTGGTTTCTCCGTTTGCTGATCATAAATTCAAGCACTGGCCAGCCTCCGAACTTGACCCGGAATCCCTGAAATCTCTGAAAGAGTCCATTGCTTCCGGGCGGCTGGACCGGCAGGAACAGCTCTTTATGGCTATGCTGGAAAAATGGCCGCGTCTCCGGAAGAATCTTGGGGAAATAGCAAACGCCGTTGCCCGCATGGAATGGACAGTCATGCCCTGGACGGAAAAAGGACAGCAACCGACCCCGGAAGCGCAGGAAATGGCGGAGCTTGTCGAATCCGCCTTCTGGCGGTCAGAACCGGAACCGGACACGGTAGAGCAGGGAGCAGACGATTTGCTCAAATCCCTGACCTATATGCTTACTTGCGGCAACACCGTTCATCAAATCAAATGGGCGTCGGATGATATCATCTACCCCCGCTGTTACGAGCCTCTTTCCGCTCAATTTTACGCATGGGAATATAACTACGGCAGGAAGGATCGTTTGCTCCTTTTCCGCAACGGCCTGGAAAACGACCTGGAAGGAGAAGAATTTCCCCCGGACAAGTTCCTGATTGGGCTGAATAAGGCCGACGTGTTCCACCCTATTTTTGGCGCCAAGCTCCGGTGTCTTGTGGGATGGTTCGGAGCCGCCTGTTACGGGTTGCCCTGGCTGATGACGTTTTGCGAGCTTTTCGGCATCCCTTTCCGGACGGCTAAAGTCAGGGGTGACGAAAAAGCAAAAACGGAGGCGGCGGAAATGCTGCAAAACCTTGGTTCCGGGGGATGGGCCATCACAACGCAGAATATGGAGTTTCAGCTTCATGACGCCGTAAAGGGAGCCAACGGGCTGCCCCAGGCGGATTTGATCAAACTGGCGGACGAACAATGCGACAACCTGATCCTGGGACAAACGTTGACCAGTTCCAAGGGGGACGGAGGGGCGTATGCCCTTGGCAAAGTGCATGCCGGTATCCGCAAAGAGGTCATTGAAGACGCGGGGCAGGCCGTGGCGAATATTCTCAATTCCCAACTCATTCCTGCCATCATCCACTTGAATTACGGGCATATTCCTTCCCGTCTCCCTCAATTTGTTCCCTCTATCCGCGGCATTGACGCAGAAGCCCTGGAAACGGTTGCCAAAGCGGCGGAAATCATGGATGTAGGAGAAGAATTCGCCCGCACCATCGTCAAGATACCCAAGCCGCGTTCCGGCGAGCCTGTCTTGAGAAAAGCCCCGTCTATCGGTTCCGCTCCGGGCCAATACGGGGATGCCGTTGAAGCCGCTGCCTCCGAGGGAAAAAACTAG
- a CDS encoding putative peptidoglycan-binding domain-containing protein: MNTIERKMAAAILRFEDSRVTGPDSLRVSRLPAADKGGKWEICGICDGIEPAVFNRLKALLDAGRREEAWEGCLQYVLDNTAAVRSWLGSDAFPGVEFILRDHYFNSGSRNTGKILQRALNIHGAGLVVDGIVGPKTRQELQDQLAATGEAVFLIALQEKRQAFYRSCKQFPVFGKGWLNRCDDAFSMAQELV; encoded by the coding sequence ATGAATACTATAGAAAGAAAGATGGCCGCGGCTATCCTCCGGTTTGAAGACAGCCGCGTTACCGGGCCGGATTCCCTGCGCGTTTCCCGCCTTCCTGCCGCCGACAAGGGCGGCAAGTGGGAGATTTGCGGCATTTGCGACGGCATTGAACCGGCCGTGTTTAACAGATTGAAGGCCCTGTTGGATGCCGGAAGACGTGAAGAGGCCTGGGAAGGTTGTCTCCAGTATGTCCTGGATAATACCGCCGCCGTGCGCTCCTGGCTGGGTTCCGACGCTTTTCCTGGCGTTGAATTCATCCTGCGGGATCATTATTTCAATTCCGGGAGCAGGAATACCGGGAAGATTTTGCAGCGCGCGCTGAACATTCACGGCGCCGGGCTTGTGGTGGACGGGATTGTCGGCCCCAAGACCCGGCAGGAACTACAGGACCAGCTGGCCGCCACGGGTGAAGCGGTGTTCCTTATCGCCCTGCAGGAGAAGCGTCAGGCGTTTTACCGCTCTTGCAAGCAGTTTCCTGTGTTCGGGAAGGGCTGGCTGAACCGCTGCGACGATGCGTTCAGCATGGCGCAGGAGCTTGTTTAA
- a CDS encoding ADP-ribosyltransferase, whose protein sequence is MVTPLEKFLAKHPTPSGMDSKEWAALNAAMKENKFFSSKVENIRLLERLHRLIKNYLTGEKETLPNGETVIKVGSAADFSNQALQWLQTEGLVPPDAEGPKYHNDIKNIGALARLKLIFKTNVRQSIGAAQWEASMKPANLKAWPAFRFIRFPGAKTKRLVHVVNEDAVRLKTDFTFWADEMNAASLGGFEVPWPPFGFNSYMDQEPVSREECERLGLLKPGEPLKRPRGAERFGIDLIERYGYGKKASTAKLPEELKAKLKKVYEDRWGVKQDKSDEVVFPSQEVAKKARETAEKVIKVPSAPIPAPVSAVTHTVSLGDVPKVKMPAPLTDKEADDLLRSVTGEVWAKASRLEKNALFSYTGNGYARINNDLRKGKSNAKAKQIAKVIDRCKVPQDMVVFRGCGVYKELKDALNWKGEEITDELVDMLNLSVVGNPLKDEGFMSAAVAEGKGFMNRPVLFRILLKKKTRAIYAEPFSRFGAGAGKDWDGLSPQTYFSSEDEIIIQKGGTLKFLQFHNQNGKLIIDCELIQ, encoded by the coding sequence ATGGTAACACCCCTGGAAAAATTCCTGGCAAAACATCCCACACCCTCCGGCATGGATTCAAAGGAATGGGCTGCTCTGAACGCTGCCATGAAGGAAAACAAGTTTTTCTCTTCCAAGGTGGAGAATATCAGATTGCTGGAACGGCTGCACAGGTTGATTAAGAATTATCTGACAGGAGAAAAGGAGACTTTACCCAATGGGGAAACGGTTATCAAGGTAGGAAGCGCCGCGGACTTTTCCAACCAGGCACTTCAATGGCTCCAAACCGAGGGGCTTGTTCCACCGGACGCCGAAGGCCCGAAGTATCACAACGATATTAAAAACATCGGTGCTCTGGCCCGTCTGAAGCTCATTTTCAAGACCAACGTCCGGCAAAGCATTGGGGCTGCTCAATGGGAGGCATCCATGAAACCAGCCAATCTCAAAGCATGGCCTGCTTTCCGGTTCATCCGCTTTCCGGGAGCCAAGACAAAGCGGCTTGTTCATGTCGTCAACGAAGATGCTGTCCGGCTTAAAACCGACTTTACTTTTTGGGCAGACGAAATGAACGCCGCCAGCCTCGGGGGCTTTGAGGTCCCCTGGCCGCCGTTCGGCTTCAACTCCTACATGGATCAGGAGCCTGTTTCCCGGGAAGAATGCGAACGGCTGGGACTACTCAAACCCGGGGAGCCGTTGAAGCGTCCAAGGGGTGCGGAGCGCTTCGGGATTGACCTGATTGAACGGTACGGGTACGGCAAGAAGGCCAGTACGGCGAAGTTGCCGGAGGAACTGAAGGCCAAATTGAAAAAGGTCTATGAAGACCGCTGGGGAGTCAAACAGGACAAATCTGATGAGGTTGTCTTTCCCTCACAGGAAGTGGCGAAAAAGGCCAGGGAAACGGCGGAGAAAGTCATCAAGGTTCCCTCTGCTCCCATTCCTGCGCCAGTCTCAGCCGTCACGCACACGGTCAGCCTGGGAGATGTCCCCAAGGTGAAGATGCCTGCCCCGTTGACGGATAAGGAAGCTGATGACCTTTTGCGAAGCGTTACCGGGGAAGTGTGGGCAAAGGCATCCAGACTGGAAAAGAACGCTTTGTTTTCCTACACCGGAAATGGATATGCCCGCATCAACAACGATTTGAGGAAGGGGAAGTCCAACGCCAAGGCGAAACAGATCGCCAAAGTCATTGACAGATGCAAAGTGCCTCAAGACATGGTTGTTTTCCGTGGCTGTGGGGTTTACAAGGAATTGAAAGACGCTTTGAACTGGAAAGGAGAAGAAATAACAGACGAGCTGGTTGATATGCTCAATCTCTCCGTAGTGGGAAACCCTCTCAAAGACGAAGGTTTCATGTCTGCTGCCGTAGCGGAGGGGAAAGGATTCATGAACCGTCCCGTGTTGTTCAGAATTCTCCTGAAGAAGAAAACCCGTGCCATTTATGCAGAGCCCTTTTCCAGATTCGGGGCAGGGGCCGGTAAGGACTGGGACGGCCTTAGCCCGCAAACCTATTTTAGCAGTGAAGATGAAATCATCATCCAGAAGGGAGGAACCCTCAAATTTCTCCAATTCCATAATCAGAACGGGAAATTGATCATTGACTGTGAATTGATACAATAA
- a CDS encoding replicative DNA helicase, translating into MPPGPESEKTAALVNILTNICLEGTPVGMFSLEMPKSQLLERVLYGMAGINSDDIRRGKPMTIGQQQHFTAAVRKITAAPLHIDDESSLTIDSIRARGRRMVREHGVKCIGVDYLQLVRSTTQQARGSREREVSEISAGLKSLAKELNIPVLVLAQLNRDVEKRAGNAQGKPVVSDLRDSGSIEQDADQIIMIHRPYMYKPDKHDPTEAQWIIGKNRFGRLGRIQFRWTAELTKYEEEQNYPVTNK; encoded by the coding sequence TTGCCGCCCGGCCCGGAGTCGGAAAAAACCGCCGCCCTGGTCAACATCCTCACCAACATCTGCCTTGAGGGAACCCCCGTGGGCATGTTCAGCCTGGAAATGCCGAAATCCCAGCTCCTGGAACGTGTCCTCTACGGCATGGCCGGCATTAACTCCGACGACATCCGCCGCGGCAAGCCGATGACGATCGGACAGCAACAGCATTTCACGGCCGCCGTCAGGAAAATCACGGCCGCTCCGCTGCACATCGACGACGAAAGCTCCCTCACCATTGACAGCATCAGAGCCCGCGGCCGCCGGATGGTCCGGGAACACGGCGTCAAATGCATCGGCGTGGACTACCTGCAGCTGGTGCGCTCCACGACCCAGCAGGCCCGGGGAAGCCGGGAACGGGAAGTCTCGGAAATCTCCGCCGGCCTCAAATCCCTGGCCAAGGAACTCAATATTCCCGTCCTGGTGCTGGCCCAGCTCAACCGCGACGTGGAAAAAAGAGCCGGGAACGCCCAGGGCAAACCGGTCGTTTCCGACCTGCGCGACTCCGGCTCCATTGAGCAGGACGCCGACCAGATCATCATGATCCACCGCCCCTACATGTACAAGCCCGACAAGCACGACCCCACGGAAGCGCAGTGGATCATCGGCAAAAACCGCTTCGGACGGCTGGGGCGTATTCAATTCCGCTGGACCGCGGAACTCACAAAATACGAGGAAGAACAGAATTATCCCGTCACCAACAAATGA
- a CDS encoding DnaB-like helicase N-terminal domain-containing protein, which produces MIDSQTLIDAEKLVLSQAMDGTQAFADLRDKGISRQTFSLPAHQQIWTALETVAGTGGTVDALTVIARLEAQGQLDAVGGHAGVVETATYGALARYKTAAALEMVTEAAKKHALLAFASRMAEAAGDQLKSAEEALDEAERGMSALRDRCGVRQTETIRGAVGAIIENLQWRMNNPGAIKGISSGYRRLDLTLDGLQPGAMIVLAARPGVGKNRRPGQHPHQHLP; this is translated from the coding sequence ATGATCGACTCTCAGACACTCATCGACGCCGAAAAACTGGTGCTCTCCCAGGCAATGGACGGCACCCAGGCCTTTGCGGACCTCCGGGACAAGGGCATCAGCCGCCAGACATTCAGCCTCCCGGCGCACCAGCAAATCTGGACCGCTCTGGAAACCGTCGCCGGCACGGGAGGAACCGTGGACGCCCTCACTGTCATCGCCCGCCTTGAAGCCCAGGGCCAGCTTGACGCCGTGGGAGGGCACGCCGGAGTCGTGGAGACGGCCACCTACGGAGCCCTTGCCCGGTACAAAACCGCCGCCGCCCTGGAAATGGTCACGGAAGCTGCCAAAAAACATGCGCTGCTCGCGTTTGCCTCCCGGATGGCGGAAGCTGCCGGCGATCAGCTCAAAAGCGCGGAAGAAGCCCTTGATGAAGCCGAGCGCGGCATGTCCGCCCTGCGGGACCGGTGCGGCGTCCGCCAGACCGAAACCATCCGCGGGGCCGTGGGAGCCATCATTGAAAACCTGCAATGGCGCATGAACAACCCCGGAGCCATCAAAGGGATCTCCTCCGGATACCGCCGCCTGGACCTGACCCTGGACGGCCTGCAGCCCGGCGCCATGATCGTGCTTGCCGCCCGGCCCGGAGTCGGAAAAAACCGCCGCCCTGGTCAACATCCTCACCAACATCTGCCTTGA
- a CDS encoding RusA family crossover junction endodeoxyribonuclease, translating into MNKPITIMLPIVPPTKTHQNKKIVNIGKHAKLADTKELKLVISDYLTLLKPYQPARPLTGPVSLKLAFVWPYRKSEPKKNRIGLIPKTTNPDWDNLAKTLQDVLTRLRFWEDDAQVYSASVDKWWGEEPQITITVQEGSEQ; encoded by the coding sequence ATGAACAAGCCGATAACCATCATGCTGCCGATTGTTCCCCCGACGAAAACGCACCAGAACAAAAAAATCGTCAACATCGGGAAACACGCCAAACTGGCGGACACGAAAGAATTGAAACTGGTCATCAGCGATTACCTGACCCTGCTGAAACCTTATCAACCGGCCCGGCCCCTGACGGGGCCGGTCTCCCTGAAGCTGGCCTTCGTCTGGCCCTACCGCAAGAGCGAGCCGAAAAAAAACCGGATCGGGCTCATTCCGAAAACGACCAACCCGGACTGGGACAACCTGGCCAAAACCCTGCAGGATGTCCTGACCCGGTTGAGATTTTGGGAGGATGACGCCCAGGTGTATTCCGCGTCCGTGGATAAATGGTGGGGCGAAGAACCACAAATAACAATCACTGTGCAAGAAGGATCAGAGCAATGA